A stretch of DNA from Prinia subflava isolate CZ2003 ecotype Zambia chromosome 9, Cam_Psub_1.2, whole genome shotgun sequence:
GAAGGACTGGCAGTGGTTCTGCAGCTGAATAGGCATGAGCAGGTCCCCGACATGAAAGTCCCTTGAAAGGCTAGCAGAGGGCTTGTTTAAAATATGGGGAGGGTGTTGGAGGATGAAAGGGAACAAACAGTCAACATGTCTGGGTCCTTCCTGAGTGCCATTTTAAAGACTGAATCCTCTTTACAGCCGAGCGTGAAATTGTCCGTGACATCAAGGAAAAGCTCTGTTACGTGGCCCTGGACTTTGAAAATGAGATGGCCACTGCTGcatcttcctcctctctggAAAAAAGCTATGAGCTTCCTGATGGTCAGGTGATCACCATTGGAAATGAACGCTTTCGGTGCCCAGAGACGCTCTTCCAGCCATCTTTCATTGGTAGGTTCAGTGACTGTTCTGCTTTGgaaaactgcacagaaataCCAAGTCTCTATTTCCTTTTGCTTGTGCTCCATTACTAACTCGCCCAGGCCTATACACGAGTGTGTCCTAGCACCCATTATAAAACTATCTTTTAGAGCAGGACTATTAATGTGGTGGGAAGAACTTCATGTTAAACAATTATCCAAAATGCTTTCCCAAAATAAACCCTGTGTTTATTCCTGCCTGCTGGCATTGGGCCTGTGCCATTTTGTATGTTTGAACATGCTTGCCAGGAGTGGAAAGAGGTgggaggggcaggcaggcagtaagacctacttttatttttccaaaaggCTGCTCCAAATCCTGAATCCACGGTTCATCGCCTTTTCGGAGCAAAGCCAAGATGATGCCATGCTAATCAACATCCATGAGGGCAGATTTGCAACTAGGTCACACAGAAATCCAGTGTCAGTTCTGCCAATAGGCAGAATTTCAACTCAGAGATAAAGTAGTTGCATACCTAGAGGTATTAGGACATATTTTGACTATTCTCTCTCTGAGCTGActtaatttgaaaagaaaaaagaaacaaattatttcaagGCCATATAAGGAATTCTTAGGACAATTGAGATTGCCTGCAAAAGCCTAGTGGAAAATTTGCTATTCCACACCCCCAACTTTCTTTTAAGGAGGAGATGTGtaagggggagaggagggctgTACACCAAGGAACTCTTAAGCAAATAATTTAGAATTATATAGGCAACTGCAGAGTGACTTTCCAGATTTCCAAAGCTCTGAGACTGATGTCTTCCAAAGAGTCACTAAACAGCATGTCAGTTCCACATTAACAATTTTAAGTCTCTATTGGGAGATGCTTCCTCAGTGTTCTTCTGTACCTTTACCCAGGCATGGAGTCTGCTGGCATTCATGAAACCACTTACAACAGCATCATGAAATGTGACATAGACATCAGGAAGGATCTTTATGCCAACAACGTGCTGTCTGGAGGCACCACAATGTACCCGGGTATTGCAGACAGGATGCAGAAGGAAATAACTGCTCTGGCTCCTAGCACCATGAAGATCAAGGTATGTACAGTGCAGTCATTTGTAGACCATGAACTGGCATTTACAAACTCCTCAAAGATCTAATGAAACATGCAACACTTTTACAAAGTGCTTCTAACATATCTTGAATCACAGCTGGATTATCTAGCAAATAATCACCAACTGGTAACTTTGGTGCTGGGAGAGCCTTCTCTCATTTCCTTGTTCATGTTGATTTCTGTCAAATGTCCTAATGTAGCCAAAGAACAGCATGAACCCAGGAGCATAAATTGTCCTCTGGAGCTGTATGTGAGCTTCTTCAGCCCTTCCAGTCTGATGGACAGGGGAGAGAGGAAATGCTGGTTTTATCTTTGGCTTACAagtttgaaaaagaaacagaccCTGACAAACTAATCTTCATTCTGCTGCTTCAAATATTCTGTTCTTTGCTTGACAAACATTTTATCAGCTATACCAAAAAGAGTGCTCCAGAGgtcattgatttttttcaagcCCACCTGGATTGTCATTATGTGTTTCCAGAGTAATTATCTCCCCTTTTCTCATACATGCCCAGGAGTGCACGAATGCACCAGGGATCAGAGTCACTGAGAAGGCTGAGTCAGGTAGACAGTTTGAGAGTATAGATATATTTAAcaaattttaaacttttctccTTGCAGCAATGGATAGCACTAGCACATAGATGCAGTGTTTTTGTTACTATCACAAATGCTTTAGTATTTTtgaataaaatgtattttttcacaGTAGACAGCAGCTGTACTTAatgcttttgtttcttaataaacagaTCATTGCTCCTCCTGAACGCAAGTACTCTGTCTGGATTGGAGGTTCTATTCTTGCTTCCCTCTCTACTTTCCAGCAGATGTGGATCAGCAAACAGGAATATGATGAAGCTGGCCCATCCATTGTTCACCGCAAATGCTTTTaagttgctttttctttatatgtCTCCTTAGTGTGAATGTATTCAGGGAAGTACATTCTTATTATTTCATTCCATAAATTCTTCATCATAATTAATCTAATTAATTTGATACTgtgtatttcttaaaataaattttaaatatgctATGAAACTGCTGCtcctatttaaaacaaaagccaagCCATTACAGCTGGCTTGAAGCTCCATCTTGTGACATGAATTTATTATTACACTGTACTGGGCTTAACAGAAATGGGTGGTACTTTAGCTCAATGATACCAATGCCAGAAGATGCTCATCTGTCAGGCTGCATGTTCTCAAAGTTTAgcttcagaaaacatttcagtctGCAGACAGAACCAGTCGTGGTTCTTACAAAGTTCTAGGCAGTACCAAAGGAGCACAGCATCTGCTCAATATGAGGATGAGCATGGGATTGCTGCTTTGCATCTGCTCTATCCAGAAATATTATCTATCCACGTCACTTCTTACTTCACAGCTGTCATGCtggaaaagagaatttcttacagtgcATGGCCCAGGGGTGTTATGATGTGTACCACaacaattctgtgttttctttaaagaaataaaacctgttCCTTTGGGAGCATATTGAAACACTAATAGTGGGTCAAACATATGACTTTCTTATTGTATGCCCTCAGGATGAGTGCAgcctattatttttattttgtgatttttagcAAGATCTAAAGGGTAATTAAGCTGGCTTAATAGACTTTCTcttcagaacttttttttttagagggGGGAGTAACGTGTTCAAAGTAGCTAAAATAATTTGgacaattttcattttctgtgatttttctgattGCATTTATAATCCTAAACACATCAGCTAGAAGTATATGCATAGAACCTGAAGCCAGTAATACTGTcttagaaatatatatatatgaataaaGAATTCACTGAGACAGACCTGGAAAAGGCCACTTTTAAGGAACTTGCTGCAGTCTGTATTCATTAGAGTTCAGGATAAAGAATGCTATTTATTTTCGTTAACCTATTTTCCTCTCTCAACTCAATAGTTTACCTCACTTGCCTGTTACTTGTTACCTTTCAAACTGTAAGCTCTTTGCAACAGCCTCTGTTATTTACCATGTCTTCATAACCCTGGGGTTCCAGATCTTGTCCAGCTTCTGACTGTTAGCACATGTTGCAAACCTCTTTGTACTAACCTTATTATTTAAAGTATAGGTCATCTAGGTTCTTGGAACAGTTACTAAATAAACTCTTGTAAAAGCAAATAACTTTGTATGGCTCTTCCTTCTAACTCTGTCTAGATTTTTTATCTAACTCTAGATAGATCCAGGAATCCTTTTCAGGATAAGAAGTGTCTTTCAATTTAAAGTCTCTACTGGCAGGCTGCTGAGGAAGACATATTTCTCCAAGGGACTCTGATGCATCCCTGCTATCCCAAAATGGTGAGGATCAGCTCTCAGGTAAAGGATTTGGGTATTTCTAAGCTGAAACTTGAGCTATAGAAGTTGGACTGGagaaaagggtgaaaaaaatTCCCATCAACTGATGGATTTGCCTCTACTACATATAACTTAAATTTACTGAAGCTGCAAGAGATATGCATAGCTGGAAGTCACAAAAATCCAACCGCTGTTCAAAACATCTAATTCTCAGAAGGCAGTTAATGTGAACTGGTGACAAATGAAACATTACTTATTTCAACACAGTTACTGTAGTTTGAAGTTCATTTTATTGTTGTGTTTTATGGGTGAGATTTGTTTACAGATTCAGGGTTAATGCCACTGAACTCCATCTTGACAGAGCAACAAAATAACTCCAAAACAGGCTAGAGCAATAAATATCAAACCATTCAAtctaaaatgtataaatataaaagtaatttctgaaaatgtaggaaaaaacaggaatccatttttgtgttttggcCTTTTGTAGAGTAACATTGACGTGGCTCATCCGTATCACCTCAGATCCAGCACAATTATCTTTATGTCCTTCCCAACCACGTGGGTACACGGCTGCAGAGGAAGTCAAGCCATTAGTGTCAGAAATCTCAGTAAAATACCCAGTAACTTCATCCATGAACTATGTCTGTAAAAGACCATTGAAAAGAGTCTACCTGGAACAAAAACTCTTAACTTTTGTCAGAGTTGGACTACCTTCTCATTATCCCTATACCCAGTGatgaaagaacaaaacaaaaaacctctgACCCCTCCTTTTTTTGAGGACTAATGCTGACATTCAGAGAGCCTGACAACACGGTGATTTCCAGTGTCTCTCAGCATGACTTCTCTGTATTGgatcattttattttaagctatAGGAGATACTTCCTGTATTTGAAGTGAACCCCAttgaaaaatcccaaacccttAATGATTCAAAGGTAAAGACTCCTATCAGAAATGTCAGTGTTAGCTGGAAGACACTTCTCACTGACTGTACTGCTCAGCCATACATACACCATTACACTATTTAAACATCAAAAGACACAGCACTTAGAGGGAAATGCTGACAGAAGGAAATAGGGCTTAACCTACTTATAGCTGCACTTTTAAGCAGCTGGGATGTTTTGTTGGGACACTAAAATTGGAGAGATTAACTGATTCATTCTTTAAAACCTGAAGGGCTCAAGAGTAACTCCTGTCTGAAAATGTGGCTTTTGCTCCTTCTAAAAGCAGGCAAAAGTGGTGTCTGATAGTAACTACCTCTGGTTAACCACCATTTGAATGGCAGCTTGAAACCTTATGGCTGCTAATGACTGCTTAAGTAGTCTCCTGATGTCTACCTTGGTCAGTGAACTGAGGGTAATGAATTactaaaatggggaaaattgtTAAGAAATATAATCTCAAGTTTCTGTTTGCAGCAGAACCATGGTCAGGAGTTTAACTAGTAAAAACTGTTTTGAATTACATACTTACATTAAATAACCTAGGGTCCTTTGTATGTGGATGGAATCCCTTCTTTCTACAAGCAGAAACTTCTAGCATGCCAGCATTAGTAAGTCTGAAGATGCCAGTGCTGAAAAGCAGAACATGAACCTCCTGTTACACACTGCTCCCATAGTTCATGTCCAGGCTTTCACATACAAATTGCTTAGCTTAAAAGAAGGACAACAGAGAGGTGCCTGGTGACCTTCAATACACAGGAGCCCCGGCTGAGTtggatttttaaaggaattttaaatCTGGTTGACACAGGAACAGATGAAAACCAGAAACTTATGTATTCTGGATTGCATTTCACCCAGGGCAACTTAAAAGAGATCAGCCTTTAAACCAGGTGTATAAATGACTAGCATGAGTACATCCTCCCCACTCTTTTAGGTAATCACGTAACACAAAGCATTAGAAAATGCACTGCTGGCAACTCTTTAGGTATTGAATAGAACATTACAAAGCCATCCTTCTGTAAAGAAGATTGATACCTATTAACTACAGGGCAGCATCTGACAACATAAATGTTACAGGTCAGAGTTGGTTACAGGGTATCAGCATCAGCTGGGAGAGAGATTTGTAAGAGCAGAAATTTGCAAAGAAATTGCATGCTCAGTTAGAGAGCCTAGTGCTTGTGCCCTTGCCTCTCAGTCTGTTCACAGCTCTGCTACCTGAAGGGCCCTTTTAGGAAGCTGGGCAGGACAGGATTCACATCTGCTGAGGCAGAAAGCCAGAAGGAAAGGCTGAAGAGCTGCACACTCTAAACAATGGAGTTAGCCTTGGCACGCTGAAATGCCAGGCACGCCAAAGGAGAATCACAAATTTGTTGAGGTTGGAAAGAACTTCCGAAGACTGTCTGGTCCAATCCCCTGCTCTGGCAGAATCACCTTGAACAGGTTgccaggatattttttttttgtgtgtgtgtaaaaccTGTCCAGGCAGGTTTTGCATATCTCCAAGGATGTAGACTTCATCAcatctctgggaaacctgttccatCACAAACCTTCACATTAATATTTGCACTATTCTAGTTTTTTCCAGATAAAGAGTTTGTAATTTATGAAACACAAAAATAGAGCCttattataaaaaaaatgtgatttttaccCTTCTACTTTACAAACTGCAATTTTCATATCATTCTAGAGAAATAAGCCTAACTTCCCTCCACATATTTAAGCAGACAGAATGAAGACAGATCTGTGGTAGGGCATTGGCAATGAGTACTTCTGAAGAATAGCTCCTGTAATTATTACTTTGCTGAGCAGAATATATagaaacattaatattttaaaccTGGGTCTGTGaaagaaggaggagagagaagcagaaacaaTACTGTGTATAGAGAGTGACTGAAATGCAagtcacagaaaacaaagtcaCAACACAATGTTCATGCCCTTCATCTGAGTTGGCATGTAGCCTTTGCATTTCATCATATTTTATGacaagaaacagggaaaaataccGAAATATTACATAAAAAATCAGGACTTACTCATTATGCTTTGGTGAACAAACAATTGCAATGGCCTCTGGCAACATTAGCTGATAAGAACAATGAGTATGAAGATCAACACTGGATAAGAATGCAGTTTGTGTTGGATGTGTCtacaaaaagaaagggaaagctcAACATCATGAAATATTTCTTACAGATCAAGGTCAACGTAAgttcaagaaggaaaaataatttgttacaAGTGAAAGCATCAGAACTTCCCCAGGCTGATTTCTAAAGTTCTTTTTAGCCCAGATTCTATATTGTTCTAtattgttcagtctggagaaaagaaggcttttCAAGATGAGATTCATGGAGGCATGTTCACAATCAGATATACAAGCAATTTTCTGATCATAGCGGGGGAAGGTGGAATGAAGAAGCACAAGACAAATGGAAATTAGTTGTCCAAAATCCCTAGGAGAAAAATTTAATGTAAAGTTTAAACAACACAGTAGTCCCCTCCCTGGCTTTTGAATATGGCATTAGAAAGTAACAAAATACCCCTAaatcaacattaaaaaaaagttgcacCAGCAAAAGCAGGCCCATTGCCTCAACTGCATTAAGGAGTTCTCTGTGGAGAACATGAGTGTTGATGTACAttattaaaatttgaaataattaagCAAATTTGTATTACTCCAGTTGTTTCtctagtttattttttttttccccacctagTATGTAGAGCCAATATAGGAAAACCAGAATCTGTGAGCCATACGTACATGGATCCAACCCAAAGTGAGGAGATCGTACTGATCCTGAATACCAAATAACTCTTCCACATTCTCCATGTCACAGTAGTCTGGTCCCGCAGTTTGCTTTGGCACTATTACGTGTGTAATAGTAAATTCATTGTGAGTCTGCAAAACAAACATTGACTTAGGGTGGAACAGATGAACTGAGGAATAAATGCTGaatcaaaatcaaaagaaaGATGTCAGGCTATCagctaaaacaaaataatacagCTCCAGTGATTCCAGCTCCACTGATTCCAGCTCTACCAACATACTGTACCTAAAAATATGCCTTAGCATTTTATCATGGAAACATACAGGGTAGTATTAGTCACAGCACAAGATTGTTGTATTGAAATGTTCTCAGAGATCAGTGTGAAAAGACTGgcctttaaaataattaaaaacacataaaagaGCTTTGAGAAAACCATCATGATTTTCTGTGAAACTTGGAACAAGACTAATACTGCTATTGTTTCTCTTCATGCAATTCAAATACACTTGGGATCATCTTTAAAATTCTTCGTGTCAGCATCAGCCATGAcatctttccctgctctcaAAGGACATTAATGTTATCTAGgtcaaagggaaaaaacagccTGAAAGTTCTACAGCTCGATGTGgggatttctgttttgttgtgcCATTATTAATTTGATGACTCCAGTGGATTCTGGCAGTCTTTATATTTCATTGTCCTGTAACTAAACCTCACTTACCTTAGATGAATGCCAGAGAAAGAACTCGAAAAAGCCTGTATTGTACAGCATGCTGAAAAACTTGCTAGGCTTTATAACAATAGCACTGTACTTTAGGCAGACGTTTCCCCAATAAAGCAAGCCCACAGTGCTGAAGTGACCAGTCAGGTTATAATATGAAGTTCATTACATGGAAGGCCAACAATTTATATCTGCTTTTGCTCTGAGATCAATACAGCACAGGACAATACAGCACTATCAAATATGTCTTCCCCATATAAATTTGAGGGTTAAACTGTACCAGTTTTCCACAGAGAATTCCACATGTCTCTATTCCTCTTACTGTATttgcctctgccagcagcagaaatttGTGACAGAGATCCCTGGGCAAAATGACACCTCTGAGTGCTTCGGCCAATTGAGCTaaccaagaataaaaaaataaaaaagagagaaagagacatAAAAAGGCATTTACAGCGAACACAACTAACACAACAAAGATCCCCAAAATAAGTAAATATACACAGTATATTACACTATATTACTGTAAATGGAAGAATTATACTTACCCCACCATAGACTTCTAATGAGAATGAATCTACAGCATGAGCCCTTCATCTAAATTGAAGTCACCAGCCACAAGATATGCTCACTAGCCTGCCCCTGAGGTGACAGTGAGCTGGGACCATCTTCCAGGCCAGGGCTTTCCAGGGGGAACCACTGCAGATTCTGTTTCTGTTCCCTTGAAGTCCATGGCAAGATTCAGACTTAATTCCAGAGGAACACTAAATCTCAGTCTCTCTATCCATCTATTGTATTCAACTGGAAAACGTGAAACCACAACTCCCTCTTAAAATGAAGAAACTATCAGGAACTGCGGAGTTTGCACAAACCTGTTCGTGGTTATTTCAGTAGGGACAtcctcacagaaaataaagacataTACAGGtagataaaataaaagaagggggaaaagaagtgTCTGCACTTACTCTGCACAGCACTTAGAGTAGCTGCAGGCTTTAAGACCCGTTCTACTGGCGGCGAatgtccagcacagccagaggtgCCGCTCCGCTCTTTTTTCTCCAGCAGCGCCGCAGATAAGGAACTGTTCTCTGGTACAGAAATACAAGACAGCATACTTCCATCTATCTGTTCAGACATAACCATACTCTCTTTGATTTTCTGATCTCGAGCCAGTTCCTGCTTCTTAAGTTGATCCTCAAAGAATTGGAACTGTTCTGACtcgagctgctgctgccgcaTGTGTGCGATCCGTTTCTTCTCTGCCTCTATCAGCTTTTGGTGCTctaatttcttcagaaattcGGTTTTACATTTATTCTGAAACATATGCAACACAGTGACATTCTCAGAACACCAAAAATGCTACAAGAAATGGAAGGAAAGGAGCAATCTAACAGTTCAATAAAACCATCAAATCCTGTCATTAAAAATGAAGTCTTTTGGAACCTGGTTACTGAATTGGAAAATATAACTATACCCCCAAAGGCAGGATGGAAAATATAGTATTGATGGAGGGAACAAAAAAGATGTTTCTCAGATGGTTTTTCCAGGACAAGTTTTTAAACTATAGATCCTGTTCTCAGTGACTTCAATCTCAATTCAAATTAAAGCACATTTGGAAGCAAGGGATCTTTGCAACTTATTGACATAAATatcaatttaattttctttatatgGCAGAATCAGAGCATACCAAAAACCCATTTGGATCTTTGTAGACAATTATTAAGTAAATATGGTAGCAAATGTATTTCCTTGCATTACTCTTTTTTAAATGACCAGCTGATTCtaaagaggaaatgaaaagtCATTCCTAAGCAGCTCAGGAAAATATTAGGTTTCTGTAAAACTGGCATTTTActgcttaatttttaaattttaactgacagaaaaatattcatgtCAACATTTAATAATCACATAAAACTTACTTTGTGTTGCATGTATTCTTGATATTCTaagttatatttttttaaaagatctcTTTTCAGTTCATCTGTCCGTGGAAATGCAACCTCCTTCAATTTCTTTgaggtgggatgggggaaaaaGACAGGTAAGTTTACTTTTCACTTTTTTGAAAAAGTTACCTGGAAAACAAACTCAGCTgtaacacagatttttaaaaaatacaaaacagaaaagcaacCTGCTCttctgacagggaaaaaaagcaaaagaggaaATACACACGAAATCATCAGTTTATGGAACTTCTGCAGTACATTGGTTTCAATAAAGATATTGATTTATATAA
This window harbors:
- the STAMBPL1 gene encoding AMSH-like protease — encoded protein: METLEDKSNLLALQADSMEQPFTVSSLKKLVAIPDHTDISVTPEERVRALSKLGSNITINEDITPRRYFRSGVEMERMAAVYMEEGNLENAFVFYNKFITLFVEKLPSHRDYHQCAVPEKQDIIKKLKEVAFPRTDELKRDLLKKYNLEYQEYMQHKNKCKTEFLKKLEHQKLIEAEKKRIAHMRQQQLESEQFQFFEDQLKKQELARDQKIKESMVMSEQIDGSMLSCISVPENSSLSAALLEKKERSGTSGCAGHSPPVERVLKPAATLSAVQTQLAEALRGVILPRDLCHKFLLLAEANTVRGIETCGILCGKLTHNEFTITHVIVPKQTAGPDYCDMENVEELFGIQDQYDLLTLGWIHTHPTQTAFLSSVDLHTHCSYQLMLPEAIAIVCSPKHNDTGIFRLTNAGMLEVSACRKKGFHPHTKDPRLFNPCTHVVGKDIKIIVLDLR